A genome region from Ottowia testudinis includes the following:
- the hemB gene encoding porphobilinogen synthase, with translation MNTPIAPFPALRPRRLRRDDFTRRLVREHALSANDLIYPVFVLDGKNKREAVASMPGVERLSLDLLLPVAEDCVALGIPVMALFPVIDAKLKDDKGSEAANARGLIPRVVKELKKRFPELGIMTDVALDPYTSHGQDGWLDKTGYILNDDTVGQLVKQALTQAAAGVDIVAPSDMMDGRIGAIRSALEAKGHIHTRIMAYSAKYASAFYGPFRDAVGSAANLGKSNKKVYQMDPGNSDEALREVAIDIAEGADMVMVKPGMPYLDIVRRVKDEFRVPTFAYQVSGEYAMLKAAAQNGWLDHDAVMMESLLAFKRAGADGVLTYFARDAARMLQK, from the coding sequence ATGAACACGCCGATCGCCCCTTTTCCCGCCCTGCGCCCGCGCCGCCTGCGCCGCGACGATTTCACCCGCCGCCTGGTGCGCGAGCATGCCCTCTCGGCCAACGATCTGATCTATCCCGTGTTCGTGCTGGATGGCAAGAACAAGCGCGAAGCCGTGGCCTCGATGCCCGGCGTCGAGCGGCTGTCGCTCGATCTGCTGCTGCCGGTGGCCGAGGACTGCGTGGCCCTGGGCATCCCGGTGATGGCGCTGTTCCCCGTGATCGATGCCAAGCTGAAAGACGACAAGGGCAGCGAAGCCGCCAACGCGCGCGGCCTGATCCCGCGCGTGGTCAAGGAATTGAAAAAGCGATTCCCCGAACTGGGCATCATGACCGATGTCGCGCTCGACCCCTACACCAGCCACGGCCAGGACGGCTGGCTCGACAAAACCGGCTACATCCTCAACGACGACACCGTGGGCCAGCTGGTCAAGCAGGCGCTGACCCAGGCCGCTGCCGGCGTCGACATCGTGGCGCCCAGCGACATGATGGACGGGCGCATCGGCGCGATTCGATCGGCGCTCGAAGCCAAGGGCCATATCCACACCCGCATCATGGCCTACAGCGCCAAGTACGCCAGCGCGTTTTACGGCCCGTTCCGCGATGCCGTGGGCTCCGCCGCCAATTTGGGAAAAAGCAACAAAAAGGTTTACCAAATGGACCCCGGCAACAGCGACGAGGCGCTGCGCGAAGTGGCCATCGACATTGCCGAAGGCGCCGACATGGTGATGGTCAAGCCCGGCATGCCGTACCTGGACATCGTGCGCCGCGTGAAGGACGAATTCCGCGTGCCCACGTTTGCCTACCAAGTCAGCGGCGAATACGCGATGCTGAAGGCCGCGGCGCAAAACGGCTGGCTCGACCACGACGCGGTGATGATGGAAAGCCTATTGGCCTTCAAGCGCGCCGGCGCCGATGGCGTGCTGACTTACTTCGCCCGCGACGCGGCTCGAATGCTGCAAAAATAA
- a CDS encoding LysR family transcriptional regulator, whose translation MDSLDLIQTFREVARRGSFSAAARAQGMSPANVSKYIAQLEQRFGVRLFNRTTRKVSLTDAGQLLYDRSGPVLELVHMTTSALQERATRPGGRLTITAPHVLAHTGMSRLLGQFLTLYPEVSLNLILSNRQIDLVEEGVDLAVRVGPIPDQNVIVRRLAQFERVLVASPAYWQAHGVPQHPRELTDHRILNVNRAGEPARWQFVDRGKTLELALQPYVDANDVAPLAKLAAMDLGVAYLARPLVQRQLEAGGLVSALAAFVPQDLWIYAAYTQRRHNSAALTALLAYMESEMARPDSVFRQATAF comes from the coding sequence ATGGACTCCCTCGACCTCATTCAAACTTTTCGCGAAGTCGCGCGGCGCGGCAGCTTTTCGGCGGCCGCGCGCGCGCAAGGCATGTCGCCGGCCAACGTCAGCAAATACATCGCGCAGCTGGAGCAGCGTTTTGGCGTGCGCCTGTTCAACCGCACCACGCGCAAGGTGTCGCTGACCGATGCCGGCCAGCTGCTGTACGACCGCTCCGGCCCGGTGCTGGAGCTGGTGCACATGACCACCAGCGCACTGCAAGAGCGCGCCACGCGCCCGGGCGGCCGCCTCACGATCACCGCGCCGCACGTGCTGGCGCACACCGGCATGTCGCGGCTGTTGGGCCAGTTTTTGACGCTCTACCCCGAGGTGTCGCTGAACCTGATCCTGAGCAACCGCCAGATCGACCTGGTGGAGGAAGGCGTGGATCTGGCGGTGCGCGTGGGCCCCATCCCCGACCAGAACGTGATCGTGCGGCGCCTGGCGCAGTTCGAGCGTGTGCTGGTGGCGTCGCCCGCGTACTGGCAGGCGCACGGCGTGCCGCAACACCCGCGCGAGCTGACGGACCACCGCATCCTGAACGTCAACCGCGCGGGCGAGCCTGCGCGCTGGCAGTTCGTCGATCGCGGCAAGACGCTGGAGCTGGCGCTGCAGCCCTATGTCGACGCCAACGACGTGGCACCGCTCGCCAAGCTGGCGGCGATGGACCTGGGCGTGGCCTACCTGGCGCGGCCGCTGGTGCAGCGCCAGCTGGAGGCCGGCGGATTGGTGAGCGCTCTGGCGGCGTTCGTGCCGCAGGATTTGTGGATCTACGCCGCCTACACACAGCGGCGCCACAACAGCGCCGCGCTGACGGCGCTGCTGGCGTACATGGAAAGCGAGATGGCGCGGCCAGACAGCGTGTTCCGCCAGGCCACCGCGTTTTGA
- a CDS encoding magnesium transporter CorA family protein → MHIVEFTAGSLRFVDAVPERAPADGFVWIYLNRTDFVRHLAEVQAATQRLGGSALLDVHVQDLASDAHPSHYDATSVYDMVIFRRLATLAEVQRDQEQINAIASYHAHGAGAPALGRPLVPEPFSRIDSRAVGFAIFDKLLISVHPAGCYTAHTFVERFLADAKLSVDTPGTRNRVPQGPADLVLRMVNTMVDSYLDLRKDLTNALENAQTELLKPDPRHDTWSAMMHARRRLHALQDLCEEQQDAMQEWLDTLRELPLSAYHAEPAQALARRDQLVARARDVMEHIDRVLHHARRLEQSAETAVQIHFSAQGHRTNDIMRTLTAITAIFLPLNLFTGFFGMNFEHLPLIHSTEGMWAAFALLALLAGGILAIFWRRRYLTRTER, encoded by the coding sequence TTGCACATCGTCGAATTCACCGCCGGCAGCCTGCGCTTTGTCGACGCCGTGCCCGAGCGCGCGCCCGCCGACGGCTTTGTCTGGATCTACCTCAACCGCACCGACTTCGTGCGCCATCTGGCCGAGGTGCAGGCCGCCACGCAGCGCCTGGGCGGCTCGGCCCTGCTCGACGTGCACGTGCAGGACCTGGCCAGCGATGCCCACCCCTCGCACTACGACGCCACCTCGGTCTACGACATGGTGATCTTCCGCCGCCTGGCGACGCTGGCCGAAGTGCAGCGCGATCAGGAGCAGATCAACGCCATCGCCAGCTACCATGCGCACGGCGCGGGCGCGCCAGCGCTGGGCAGGCCGCTGGTGCCCGAGCCGTTCTCGCGCATCGACTCGCGCGCCGTCGGCTTCGCCATTTTCGACAAGCTGCTCATCAGCGTGCACCCGGCCGGCTGCTACACCGCGCACACCTTCGTCGAGCGCTTTCTGGCCGACGCCAAACTCAGCGTCGACACGCCCGGCACCCGCAACCGCGTGCCGCAAGGCCCGGCCGACCTGGTGCTGCGCATGGTCAACACCATGGTCGACAGCTACCTCGACCTGCGCAAGGACCTGACCAACGCGCTGGAGAACGCGCAGACCGAGCTGCTCAAGCCCGACCCGCGCCACGACACGTGGAGCGCCATGATGCACGCGCGGCGCCGCCTGCACGCACTGCAGGACTTGTGCGAGGAGCAGCAGGACGCCATGCAGGAATGGCTCGACACCCTGCGCGAGCTGCCGCTGTCGGCCTACCACGCCGAGCCGGCGCAGGCCCTGGCGCGGCGCGACCAGCTGGTGGCGCGCGCGCGCGACGTGATGGAGCACATCGACCGCGTGCTGCACCACGCGCGGCGACTGGAGCAATCGGCCGAGACGGCGGTGCAGATCCACTTCAGCGCGCAAGGCCACCGCACCAACGACATCATGCGCACGCTGACGGCCATCACGGCCATCTTCTTGCCGCTGAACCTGTTCACCGGTTTCTTCGGCATGAACTTCGAGCACCTGCCGCTGATCCACAGCACCGAAGGCATGTGGGCCGCCTTCGCCCTGCTCGCGCTGCTGGCCGGCGGCATCCTGGCCATCTTCTGGCGCCGGCGCTATCTGACGCGCACCGAGCGCTAG
- the rpsL gene encoding 30S ribosomal protein S12, with product MPTINQLVRQGRTVEKSKSKSPAMQNSPQRRGVCTRVYTTTPKKPNSALRKVAKVRLTNGFEVISYIGGEGHNLQEHSVVLVRGGRVKDLPGVRYHIVRGSLDLQGVKDRKQSRSKYGAKRPKKA from the coding sequence ATGCCAACCATCAATCAATTGGTGCGTCAGGGGCGGACGGTCGAGAAATCGAAGTCCAAGAGCCCCGCGATGCAAAACTCGCCGCAGCGTCGCGGCGTGTGCACCCGTGTGTACACCACGACGCCGAAGAAGCCGAACTCGGCGCTTCGTAAAGTGGCCAAGGTGCGCCTGACCAACGGTTTCGAGGTCATCTCGTACATCGGCGGTGAAGGCCACAACCTGCAAGAACACAGCGTGGTGCTGGTGCGCGGCGGCCGGGTGAAAGACCTGCCCGGCGTGCGCTACCACATCGTGCGCGGCTCGCTCGACCTGCAAGGCGTGAAAGACCGCAAGCAGTCGCGCTCCAAGTACGGCGCGAAGCGGCCCAAGAAAGCCTGA
- the fusA gene encoding elongation factor G — translation MARKTPIERYRNIGISAHIDAGKTTTTERILFYTGVNHKLGEVHDGAATTDWMEQEQERGITITSSAVTCFWKGMDLSYPEHRFNIIDTPGHVDFTIEVERSMRVLDGACMVYCAVGGVQPQSETVWRQANKHKVPRLAFVNKMDRTGANFFKVYDQMKLRLKANPVPVVIPIGAEENFKGVVDLLKMKAIIWDEASQGMKFDYQDIPAELQADAKKWRENMVEAAAESSEDLMNKYLEEGDLSEDEIKAGLRARTISTEIQPMLCGTAFKNKGVQRMLDAVIDYLPSPADIPPVAGTDDDENPISRKADDGEKFSALAFKLMTDPFVGQLTFVRVYSGVLKKGDTVLNTIKGKKERIGRIVQMMANERIEIEEIIAGDIAACVGLKDVTTGETLSDPGSAIILERMVFPEPVISQAVEPKTKADQEKMGIALQRLASEDPSFRVRTDEESGQTIISGMGELHLEIIVDRMKREFGVEANVGKPQVAYRETVRKTVTDVEGKFVRQSGGKGQYGHVVFTLEPQEPGKGFEFVDEIKGGVVPREYIPAVQKGVEEALTSGVLAGYPVVDVKVRLTFGSYHDVDSSEQAFKMAAIFGFKEAARKATPVILEPMMAVEVETPEDYAGNVMGDLSSRRGMVQGMDDMVGGGKIIKAEVPLSEMFGYSTTLRSATQGRATYTMEFKHYAEAPKNVADAIVASRAK, via the coding sequence ATGGCTCGCAAAACCCCCATCGAGCGCTATCGCAACATCGGCATCTCGGCGCACATCGACGCCGGCAAAACCACCACGACCGAGCGCATCCTGTTCTACACCGGCGTGAACCACAAGCTGGGCGAAGTGCACGATGGCGCGGCCACCACGGACTGGATGGAGCAGGAGCAGGAGCGCGGCATCACGATCACGTCGTCGGCCGTCACCTGCTTCTGGAAGGGCATGGACCTGTCCTACCCCGAGCACCGCTTCAACATCATCGACACTCCGGGCCACGTGGACTTCACCATCGAGGTGGAGCGCTCCATGCGCGTACTCGACGGCGCCTGCATGGTGTATTGCGCCGTGGGTGGCGTGCAGCCGCAGTCCGAAACCGTGTGGCGCCAGGCGAACAAGCACAAGGTGCCGCGCCTGGCCTTCGTCAACAAGATGGACCGCACTGGCGCCAACTTCTTCAAGGTCTACGACCAGATGAAGCTGCGCCTGAAGGCCAACCCGGTGCCGGTGGTGATCCCGATCGGTGCCGAGGAAAACTTCAAGGGCGTGGTCGACCTGCTCAAGATGAAGGCCATCATCTGGGACGAGGCGTCCCAAGGCATGAAGTTCGATTACCAGGACATTCCGGCCGAGCTGCAGGCCGACGCCAAGAAGTGGCGCGAGAACATGGTCGAGGCCGCTGCCGAGTCCAGCGAAGACCTGATGAACAAGTACCTGGAAGAGGGCGACCTCTCCGAGGACGAGATCAAGGCCGGCCTGCGCGCGCGCACCATCAGTACCGAAATCCAGCCCATGCTGTGCGGCACCGCCTTCAAGAACAAGGGCGTGCAACGCATGCTCGACGCCGTGATCGACTACCTGCCCTCGCCCGCCGACATTCCGCCGGTGGCCGGCACCGACGATGACGAGAACCCCATCAGCCGCAAGGCCGACGACGGCGAGAAGTTCTCGGCACTGGCGTTCAAGCTCATGACTGACCCCTTCGTCGGCCAGCTCACCTTCGTGCGCGTCTACTCCGGCGTGCTGAAGAAGGGCGACACGGTGCTGAACACCATCAAGGGCAAGAAAGAGCGCATTGGCCGCATCGTGCAAATGATGGCCAACGAGCGCATCGAGATCGAGGAGATCATCGCTGGCGACATCGCCGCCTGTGTGGGCTTGAAGGATGTGACGACGGGCGAAACCCTGTCGGACCCGGGCTCGGCCATTATCCTTGAGCGCATGGTGTTCCCCGAGCCGGTGATTTCGCAGGCCGTGGAGCCCAAGACCAAGGCCGACCAGGAAAAGATGGGCATCGCGCTGCAGCGTCTGGCGTCCGAGGATCCCAGCTTCCGCGTGCGCACCGACGAAGAGTCCGGCCAGACCATCATCTCCGGCATGGGCGAGCTGCACCTGGAGATCATCGTTGACCGCATGAAGCGCGAATTCGGCGTGGAAGCCAACGTCGGCAAGCCCCAGGTGGCGTATCGCGAAACGGTGCGCAAGACCGTCACCGATGTCGAAGGCAAGTTCGTGCGCCAGTCGGGCGGCAAGGGCCAGTATGGCCATGTCGTCTTCACGCTCGAGCCGCAGGAGCCAGGCAAGGGTTTCGAGTTCGTCGATGAGATCAAGGGCGGCGTGGTGCCACGCGAATACATCCCCGCCGTGCAGAAGGGTGTGGAAGAGGCACTGACCAGCGGCGTGCTGGCCGGCTACCCGGTGGTCGACGTCAAGGTGCGGCTGACCTTCGGTTCGTACCACGACGTGGACTCGTCGGAGCAGGCGTTCAAGATGGCCGCCATCTTTGGCTTCAAGGAAGCGGCGCGCAAGGCCACCCCGGTCATCCTCGAGCCCATGATGGCTGTCGAGGTCGAGACGCCCGAGGACTACGCCGGCAACGTGATGGGCGATCTGTCCAGCCGTCGCGGCATGGTGCAGGGCATGGACGACATGGTTGGCGGCGGCAAGATCATCAAGGCCGAGGTGCCGCTGTCCGAGATGTTCGGCTACTCCACCACGCTGCGCTCGGCCACGCAAGGCCGTGCCACGTACACGATGGAGTTCAAGCACTACGCTGAAGCGCCGAAAAACGTGGCCGACGCCATCGTTGCCTCGCGCGCCAAGTAA
- a CDS encoding CopD family protein codes for MLWIKALHLVFIASWFAGLFYLPRIFVNLAMVAPGSVAERGRLLLMARKLYRFMTPLAVLALALGLWLWLGYGIGWGPGNGWMHAKLAIVVVLIGYHLWCGRLLARFERQAPTPGHVWFRWFNEAPVLMLLAVSILVIVKPF; via the coding sequence ATGCTCTGGATCAAGGCCCTGCACCTCGTCTTCATCGCCAGCTGGTTCGCCGGCCTGTTCTATCTGCCGCGCATCTTCGTCAACCTGGCCATGGTGGCCCCCGGTTCGGTGGCCGAGCGGGGCCGGCTGTTGCTGATGGCGCGCAAGCTGTACCGCTTCATGACGCCGCTGGCCGTGCTCGCGCTTGCGCTCGGTTTGTGGCTGTGGCTGGGCTACGGCATCGGCTGGGGCCCGGGCAACGGCTGGATGCACGCCAAGCTGGCCATCGTGGTGGTGCTGATCGGCTACCACCTGTGGTGCGGCCGGCTGCTGGCGCGCTTCGAGCGCCAGGCGCCGACACCGGGGCATGTCTGGTTCCGCTGGTTCAACGAAGCACCGGTGCTGATGCTGCTGGCGGTGTCGATTCTGGTGATTGTCAAACCATTCTGA
- a CDS encoding VanZ family protein encodes MNRYKSAAWPLALLYTALVVYASLYPFTGWRDVGVAPWAYLRAPLPQYWTRFDVGANLAGYAPLGFLLTLAMMHRHRDWRAPALATLCAAALSFVMEALQTYLPMRVPSNVDFGLNAAGGLIGAVVAFVLERWGAIDRWRRARARWFVRNSRGALVLLALWPVGLLFPAPVAFGMGQVFERLEEALAELLDGTPFLGWLPVRDLELQPLLPGQEAFCVALGALVPCLLGYTVIRHRGRRALFAVLALLAGIAVTALSAGLSYGPVNAWSWVNAPVQLGLWGALIGAAVALALPGRVIVALLMVVLAAQVVVLNTAPQNAYFALTLQSWEQGRFIHFHGLARWVGWLWPYAAFVYLIARIGGSDGGQPVAQVPLAALPMPAPPARPSAPATDAPGESAPRIDA; translated from the coding sequence ATGAACCGCTACAAATCCGCCGCGTGGCCGTTGGCGCTGCTGTACACGGCGCTCGTCGTCTATGCGTCGCTGTATCCGTTCACCGGCTGGCGTGACGTGGGCGTGGCGCCGTGGGCGTATCTGCGGGCGCCGCTGCCGCAGTATTGGACGCGTTTCGACGTTGGCGCCAATCTGGCCGGCTATGCGCCGCTGGGCTTTTTGCTGACGCTGGCCATGATGCACAGGCACCGCGATTGGCGGGCGCCAGCGCTGGCCACGCTGTGCGCGGCGGCGCTGTCGTTTGTCATGGAGGCGCTGCAGACCTATTTGCCCATGCGCGTGCCCTCCAACGTCGACTTTGGGCTCAACGCCGCGGGCGGGCTGATCGGCGCCGTGGTGGCTTTCGTGCTGGAGCGGTGGGGCGCCATCGACCGCTGGCGGCGCGCGCGCGCGCGCTGGTTCGTGCGCAATTCGCGCGGGGCGCTGGTGCTGCTGGCGCTGTGGCCGGTGGGCTTGTTGTTTCCAGCGCCGGTCGCCTTCGGCATGGGACAGGTCTTCGAGCGGCTGGAAGAAGCTCTGGCCGAGTTGCTGGACGGCACCCCCTTCCTGGGCTGGCTGCCCGTGCGCGATCTTGAGTTGCAGCCGCTGCTGCCGGGCCAGGAGGCGTTTTGCGTGGCCCTGGGGGCGCTGGTGCCGTGTTTGCTGGGCTACACGGTGATCCGCCACCGCGGCCGGCGCGCGTTGTTCGCCGTGCTGGCGCTGCTGGCCGGCATCGCCGTGACGGCGCTGTCGGCGGGCTTGTCCTATGGGCCAGTCAACGCCTGGTCTTGGGTGAACGCGCCGGTGCAACTGGGGCTGTGGGGCGCGTTGATCGGCGCCGCCGTGGCGCTGGCGCTGCCGGGGCGGGTGATCGTGGCGCTGTTGATGGTGGTGCTGGCGGCCCAGGTGGTGGTGCTGAACACGGCGCCGCAAAATGCGTACTTTGCCCTTACGCTTCAAAGCTGGGAGCAGGGGCGTTTCATCCACTTCCACGGTCTGGCGCGGTGGGTGGGCTGGCTGTGGCCGTACGCGGCTTTCGTTTACCTCATCGCGCGCATCGGCGGCTCGGACGGCGGGCAGCCGGTGGCCCAAGTGCCGTTGGCGGCACTGCCCATGCCCGCGCCGCCGGCCCGGCCTTCGGCGCCCGCCACGGACGCCCCCGGCGAGAGCGCACCTAGAATCGACGCATGA
- a CDS encoding (2Fe-2S) ferredoxin domain-containing protein, whose amino-acid sequence MSHTPPSSYYQRHIFFCLNQRDNGEACCADHDAQAAFDHCKARVKTEGLAGPGKVRVNKAGCLDRCAGGPIAVVYPEAVWYTYVDQSDIDEIVESHLKNGQVVERLLTPPDVGR is encoded by the coding sequence ATGAGCCACACGCCGCCGTCCTCGTACTACCAGCGCCACATCTTCTTCTGCCTGAACCAGCGCGACAACGGCGAAGCCTGCTGCGCCGATCACGACGCGCAAGCCGCGTTCGACCACTGCAAGGCGCGCGTCAAGACAGAAGGCCTGGCCGGCCCCGGCAAGGTGCGCGTGAACAAGGCCGGCTGCCTCGACCGCTGCGCTGGCGGGCCGATCGCCGTGGTCTATCCCGAAGCGGTTTGGTACACCTACGTCGATCAGTCCGACATCGACGAAATCGTCGAGTCGCACCTCAAGAACGGCCAGGTCGTCGAGCGGCTGCTGACGCCGCCGGACGTCGGGCGTTGA
- a CDS encoding alpha/beta hydrolase: protein MNSQTQSLTLQGPAGAIEALLDLPEADLFEAPHGSAVIAHPHPQFGGTMTNKVVQTIARACVQCGWRAVRFNFRGVGASAGHYDEGRGELDDLLAVVAQQAPADRPLLLAGFSFGAFVAASAIARLHAERPIAAAVLVGTAASRFVVPPVPPELHPRTLVVHGEQDDTVPLASVMDWARPQSLPVTVVPGGEHFFHGQLPLLKSLVVRHVRA, encoded by the coding sequence ATGAACTCCCAGACCCAATCGCTCACCCTGCAAGGCCCGGCCGGCGCGATCGAGGCGCTGCTCGATCTGCCCGAGGCTGACCTGTTCGAGGCGCCGCACGGCAGCGCCGTCATCGCCCACCCGCACCCGCAGTTCGGCGGCACCATGACCAACAAGGTGGTGCAGACCATCGCCCGCGCCTGCGTGCAGTGCGGCTGGCGCGCCGTGCGCTTCAACTTTCGCGGCGTCGGCGCCAGCGCGGGCCATTACGACGAAGGCCGCGGCGAACTCGACGACCTGCTGGCCGTGGTGGCGCAGCAGGCGCCGGCCGATCGGCCGCTGTTGCTGGCGGGCTTTTCTTTCGGCGCCTTCGTGGCCGCCAGCGCCATCGCGCGCCTGCACGCCGAGCGGCCGATCGCCGCCGCCGTGCTGGTCGGCACCGCCGCCTCGCGCTTTGTGGTGCCGCCAGTGCCGCCCGAGCTGCATCCACGAACGCTGGTCGTGCACGGCGAGCAGGACGACACCGTGCCGCTGGCCTCGGTGATGGACTGGGCGCGCCCGCAGTCGCTGCCCGTCACCGTGGTGCCGGGAGGCGAGCATTTCTTTCATGGACAACTGCCCTTGCTCAAATCGCTGGTGGTGCGCCATGTGCGCGCCTGA
- a CDS encoding D-alanyl-D-alanine carboxypeptidase family protein, protein MTFFTRFMGIALLAAASLTSHAQTPQPPEIAAKSYLLVDVTAGQVLVAKDADAPVEPASLTKLMTGYLVFDALKSKKLSLTQTLPVSQRAWKMPGSRMFIDPKMQVPVEDLIKGMIVQSGNDATMALAEGVGGSAERFVQLMNDQAKALGLKNTGYKNPEGLTEAGHTTTARDLAQLATRLMHDFPEYMHYYTIKKYRYPGTPASNDTNRNTLLFRDPTVDGLKTGHTNAAGYCLVATAKRDFPSVSGRRLLSVVLGASSETARANESQKLLNWGYTAYEAVKLFDAGKPVATPKVWKGKTGELKLGRNEAIVVAVPAGTAAQVKTEIARPEPLIAPFTQGQPVATLKIKSGEQPLAEVPLIALEPVEEAGFLGRAWDAMRLWIK, encoded by the coding sequence ATGACATTTTTCACCCGCTTCATGGGCATTGCCTTGCTGGCCGCCGCTTCGCTGACCAGCCACGCGCAAACCCCGCAGCCGCCCGAGATCGCCGCCAAGTCCTACCTGCTGGTGGATGTGACCGCCGGCCAGGTGCTGGTGGCCAAGGACGCCGATGCGCCCGTCGAGCCGGCGTCGCTGACCAAGCTGATGACCGGCTATCTCGTGTTCGACGCGCTCAAATCCAAGAAGCTCAGCCTGACGCAAACGCTGCCGGTGAGCCAGCGCGCCTGGAAGATGCCCGGCTCGCGCATGTTCATCGATCCCAAGATGCAGGTGCCGGTCGAAGACCTGATCAAGGGCATGATCGTGCAGTCCGGCAACGACGCCACCATGGCGCTGGCCGAGGGCGTCGGCGGCTCGGCCGAGCGCTTCGTGCAACTCATGAACGACCAGGCCAAGGCGCTGGGCCTGAAAAACACCGGCTACAAAAACCCCGAGGGCCTGACCGAAGCCGGCCACACCACCACCGCGCGCGACCTGGCCCAGCTCGCCACCCGGCTGATGCATGACTTTCCCGAGTACATGCATTACTACACCATCAAGAAATACCGCTACCCCGGTACCCCGGCCAGCAACGACACCAACCGCAACACGCTGCTGTTTCGCGATCCCACCGTCGACGGCTTGAAAACCGGCCACACCAACGCCGCCGGCTACTGCCTGGTGGCCACCGCCAAGCGCGACTTTCCCAGCGTGTCCGGGCGCCGCTTGCTGTCGGTGGTGTTGGGCGCCAGCAGCGAGACGGCGCGCGCCAACGAATCGCAGAAACTGCTCAACTGGGGCTACACCGCGTACGAAGCGGTCAAGCTGTTCGACGCCGGCAAGCCCGTGGCGACGCCAAAAGTGTGGAAGGGCAAGACGGGCGAACTGAAGCTGGGCCGCAACGAAGCCATCGTGGTCGCCGTGCCGGCCGGCACCGCCGCCCAGGTCAAGACCGAGATCGCGCGCCCCGAGCCCCTCATCGCCCCGTTCACCCAGGGTCAGCCCGTGGCCACCTTGAAGATCAAGTCGGGCGAGCAACCGTTGGCCGAGGTGCCGCTGATCGCGCTGGAGCCGGTCGAGGAAGCCGGCTTCCTGGGCCGAGCCTGGGACGCCATGCGTTTGTGGATCAAATAG
- a CDS encoding dienelactone hydrolase family protein translates to MGQFIDLTAADGQKIPAYVARPDGPPKGGVVVLPEVFGVNAHIREVAEGYARDGYLAVAPSTFQRVKPGVELGYSDADMQEGVGCKKAVEALPAPGVMQDIQAAIDFAGRESGGKSGIAGYCWGGLLTWRAACGLNGLSAAVPYYGGGMTQPDEIARQPRVPVLAHLSDRDPWVPLAGVQAFKKAHPGVEVHLYPAPHGFNCDHRSAWDAPAAQLARERTLAFFAKHLG, encoded by the coding sequence ATGGGCCAGTTCATCGACTTGACCGCGGCGGACGGCCAGAAGATCCCCGCCTACGTGGCGCGGCCCGACGGCCCGCCCAAGGGCGGTGTGGTGGTGCTGCCAGAGGTCTTCGGCGTCAACGCGCACATCCGCGAGGTGGCTGAGGGCTACGCGCGCGACGGCTACCTGGCCGTGGCGCCCAGCACCTTTCAGCGCGTCAAGCCGGGTGTGGAACTGGGCTACAGCGATGCCGATATGCAAGAGGGCGTTGGCTGCAAGAAGGCGGTCGAGGCGCTGCCCGCGCCCGGCGTGATGCAGGACATCCAGGCCGCCATCGACTTCGCGGGGCGCGAGAGCGGCGGCAAGTCTGGCATCGCCGGCTACTGCTGGGGCGGGCTGCTGACCTGGCGCGCCGCCTGCGGCTTGAACGGCTTGTCCGCCGCCGTGCCGTACTACGGCGGCGGCATGACACAGCCCGATGAAATCGCCCGCCAGCCGCGTGTGCCGGTGCTGGCACACCTGTCCGATCGCGATCCATGGGTGCCGCTGGCGGGCGTGCAGGCGTTCAAAAAGGCACACCCCGGTGTCGAGGTGCACTTGTACCCCGCGCCCCACGGCTTCAACTGCGACCACCGCTCCGCCTGGGATGCGCCCGCCGCCCAGCTGGCGCGCGAGCGCACGCTGGCTTTCTTTGCCAAGCACCTGGGGTGA
- the rpsG gene encoding 30S ribosomal protein S7 translates to MPRRREVPKREILPDPKYGNVELSKFMNVIMEGGKKAVAERIIYGALETMEKKSGKDPLELFVTAINNVKPMVEVKSRRVGGANYQVPVEVRPVRRLALSMRWIKEAARKRGEKSMAMRLANELLEANEGRGGAMKRRDEVHRMAEANKAFSHFRF, encoded by the coding sequence ATGCCACGTCGTCGCGAAGTCCCTAAACGTGAAATCCTGCCGGATCCCAAGTACGGCAATGTCGAGCTGTCCAAGTTCATGAACGTCATCATGGAAGGCGGCAAGAAGGCGGTTGCCGAGCGCATCATCTACGGCGCGCTCGAAACCATGGAGAAGAAAAGCGGCAAGGATCCGCTGGAGCTTTTCGTCACCGCTATCAACAACGTCAAGCCGATGGTCGAGGTCAAGTCCCGCCGCGTCGGTGGCGCCAACTACCAGGTGCCCGTGGAAGTGCGCCCGGTGCGCCGCTTGGCGCTGTCGATGCGCTGGATCAAGGAAGCCGCCCGCAAGCGCGGCGAGAAGTCCATGGCCATGCGCCTGGCCAACGAGCTGCTGGAGGCCAACGAAGGCCGCGGCGGCGCCATGAAGCGGCGCGATGAGGTGCATCGCATGGCCGAGGCCAACAAGGCCTTCAGCCACTTCCGCTTCTAA